From Alcaligenes faecalis, the proteins below share one genomic window:
- a CDS encoding ABC transporter ATP-binding protein: MQIHLSGIEQSYGSQTLFHGLDLDIPNGSLFTLLGPSGCGKTTLLRMLAGFVRPDHGKVLFGQTDMTRVPVHKRNVGMVFQDYALFPDRSVLDNVSYGLLARGQSRSQARVPALEMLARVGLKDKADALPSALSGGQRQRVAMARALVIKPDLLLLDEPLSALDAKLRTDLREMLRDLQQEAGITTVFVTHDQEEALSVSDYIAVMDRGCVRQVGTPEQIYRCPDNSFVADFVGGANLIELQEELGQAADGCRRFRTAGCIVRIQSAGRFSEQTMLAVRPETLSVDALRPLEEGDIAARIESVDYRGPSTAYQLRTEFGFLKAVVWNTGVSQSWERGDAVVLRVPESALLVERT, encoded by the coding sequence ATGCAGATACATCTATCAGGTATTGAGCAAAGCTACGGCTCACAGACTTTGTTTCACGGTTTGGATCTGGACATCCCCAATGGCTCCTTGTTTACCCTGCTGGGGCCATCGGGTTGTGGCAAGACGACCTTGCTGCGCATGCTGGCCGGTTTTGTGCGCCCTGATCATGGCAAGGTGCTGTTCGGCCAAACAGACATGACGCGAGTGCCTGTGCACAAACGCAATGTGGGCATGGTGTTTCAGGATTACGCGCTGTTTCCGGATCGCAGCGTGCTGGATAACGTCAGCTACGGTTTGCTGGCGCGTGGCCAGTCTCGCTCCCAGGCTCGCGTCCCCGCGTTGGAAATGCTGGCGCGCGTGGGCTTGAAGGACAAGGCAGATGCCCTGCCGTCTGCCTTGTCCGGTGGGCAGCGACAGCGAGTAGCCATGGCACGCGCTTTGGTGATCAAGCCCGATCTGCTCTTGCTGGATGAGCCCTTGTCTGCCCTGGACGCCAAGCTGCGCACCGATCTGCGCGAGATGCTGCGGGACTTGCAGCAGGAAGCCGGCATTACTACTGTGTTTGTGACGCATGATCAGGAAGAAGCGCTGAGCGTGTCTGATTACATTGCCGTCATGGATCGGGGCTGCGTCCGTCAGGTCGGGACACCCGAGCAGATTTATCGCTGCCCTGACAACAGCTTTGTGGCTGATTTTGTAGGAGGGGCCAATCTGATCGAGCTTCAGGAGGAGCTCGGTCAAGCCGCAGACGGCTGCCGCCGCTTCCGGACGGCAGGCTGCATTGTGCGTATCCAGTCTGCCGGGCGTTTTTCTGAGCAGACGATGTTGGCTGTGCGGCCTGAAACCCTGAGTGTGGATGCCTTGCGTCCGCTTGAAGAGGGGGACATTGCCGCGCGAATTGAGAGCGTGGATTACCGGGGCCCCAGTACGGCATATCAGTTGCGCACCGAATTCGGTTTTCTGAAGGCGGTGGTCTGGAATACCGGCGTCAGCCAGAGCTGGGAACGGGGCGATGCGGTGGTATTGCGCGTTCCCGAGTCGGCTCTTTTGGTGGAGCGGACATGA